The following DNA comes from Arthrobacter sp. SLBN-83.
GCTGGATACAGTCGTCCACCAGTTCCTCGGCGATGGCCGGCGGGATCACCAGGATGCCGTCGGAGTCGGCCACGATGATGTCGCCGGGCTGCACGGTGGCGCCGCCGCAGGCGATGGTGATGTCCGTGTCCCACGGAATGTGCCGGCGGCCCAGGACGGCGGGGTGCGGGTTGGCGAAGTACGTAGGCATCTCCAGGTCCGCCACGGCTGAATAGTCGCGGACGCCGCCGTCGGTAATGATGGCCGCTGCGCCGCGTACCTGGGCGCGGAGGGCCAGGATGTCACCCACGGTGCCGGTGCCCTTCTCCCCGCGGGCCTCCATGACCAGGATTTCGCCTTCATTGACGGAGTCGATGGCTTTCTTTTGCGCGTTGAAGCCGCCGCCGTGGGTTTTGAAAAGGTCTTCGCGGTTGGGGACGTAGCGGAGGGTGCGGGCCAGGCCCACCACGCGCCGGTCCGGGCGGGTGGCCTGCAGCCCGTCGATGCTCACGTTGTTAAGTCCGCGTTTGCGCATCTGGGAGGACAGCGTGGCTGTGGCCACGGACTCAAGCTTGGCTTTCAGTTCGGGGGAGAGGGCAGGCCCGACGGCGGCAAGTCCCGCTGCTTCACGGGACCCGTAGGCTTCCTCCCGCTGCAGGTCATCAACCTTGGGTTGGGCGCCAAAGTCGGCGAACGCCGTCGTGCCTTCCTCAACGGTGGTGACCAGGCGCCCGGTGGACAGCGAACCATCGAAGGTGCCCACCTCCACTTCCAGGACATCCCCGGGCTTCGCGACGGAGGCACCGGCCGGGGTGCCGGTAAGAATGATGTCCCCCTCTTCGAGGGTGAGCAGCTGGGACAGGTCTGCCACAAGGCGGGTGAACGGGAAGAGCAGGTCCTCGGTGGTGTCATCCTGGACCAGTTCGCCGTTGTGCCATGTGCGGATCCGCAGTTTGGAAGGGTCGACGGCGTCTGCCGGAATCAGTGCCGGGCCCACCGGGGTGAAGCCGTCCCCGCCTTTGGATCGGAGGTTGGAGCCCTTGTCCGCATACCGCAGGTCGTGGACGCCGAGGTCGTTGCTGGCGGTGACGGCGGTGACGTGGCTCCACGCGTCCTCGATCGAAACGCGGCGCGCGGCCTTCCCGATCACCAGGGCGATCTCGCCCTCGTAACCCAGCAGTTCGCAGCCGGCCGGACGTTCAACGGGACTTCCACTGACGGCCAGGGAGCTGGAAGGCTTGAGGAAGTAGGACGGCTGCACCGGGGTGCGGCCGCGCTGGGCAGCCCGGCTTGGGTAGTTGATGTGTACCGCGATCACCTTGCGGGCTGCTGCCAGGGTATCGCCGTTGACCTGCTCCAAAGCCTTCTCCTCATCAAGTACGAAATCGTATACGATCACTATCACCGCTTTCGCGGGATTCGTCAACCCCTGATTTTCCGGCAGATTCCGGCCCTGATTGCTGCCACTTGTCGCCCCCGTCACATGCGGCGTACAGTGGAAATCAAGTTTATAGTTTTCGATTATCGAATCTTCTGTTCAGATATAGAACATGTTCTGATGAGAACAAGCCACAACGAAGTGAGGAAAGCCCGTGCAGTTCCACCACCACGGATACGTATCCGGAGACCCGCGCGTCCAGCCGGCCGCCGGTGTCGGCCTTAATCGCCCCGAAGAGCTGCCGGACGAAGTGGACGTACTCATCGTCGGCTCCGGCCCGGCCGGGATGCTCGCTGCCGCGCAGCTGTCCATGTTCCCCAACGTGACCACGCGCCTTGTCGAGCGCCGTCCCGGCAGGCTTGCCATCGGCCAGGCCGACGGAATCCAGGCGCGCAGCGTGGAGACGTTCCAGGCTTTCGGGTTCGCGGAGCGGATCATCGCCGAGGCCTACCGGATCACGGAGATGGCGTTCTGGAAGCCGGACCCGGCCAACCACGCCAACATCATCCGTACCGCCCGCGCCGTCGACGACGAGATGGGCATCAGCGAGTTCCCGCACCTGATCGTCAACCAGGCCCGGGTCCTGGACTACTTCGCCGAGTTCGCCGCAAACTCACCCACCCGCCTCAAGCCCGATTACGGCTACGAGTTCCAGGGCCTGGAGGTGGCGGACAGCGGCGACTACCCCGTCACCGTTACGCTCCGCCACACTTCCGGACCCAACGAGGGCCGGGAACGGATTGTCCGCGCCAAGTATGTGGTGGGTTCCGATGGTGCCCGCAGCAAGGTCCGCCAGGCGATCGGCTGCACGCTGGCCGGTGACCAGGCCAACCACGCCTGGGGTGTCATGGACGTGCTTGCCGTCACCGACTTCCCGGACATCCGCACCAAGTGCGCCATCCAGGGTGCCAAAGGCAGCATCCTGCACATTCCGCGCGAGGGCGGCCACCTGTTCCGCATGTACGTGGACCTGGGCGAAGTTGATCCCAACAGCCAGCACTCGGTGCGGGACACCTCCATCGAGGAAATCATCGCCAAGGCCAACGACATCCTGCACCCCTACACCCTGGACGTACGGAACGTCGCCTGGCACAGCGTCTACGAAGTGGGGCACCGCCTCACGGACAGGTTCGACGACGTCCTACCGGCGGACCGCGGCACGCGCACCCCGCGCGTGTTCATCACCGGGGACGCCTGCCATACGCACAGCGCCAAGGCCGGCCAGGGCATGAACGTGTCCATGCAGGACGGGTTCAACATCGCCTGGAAGCTGGGCCACGTCCTGGAGGGCCGCAGCCCCGAGAGCCTGCTGAGCACCTACTCCGAGGAGCGGCAGGTGGTGGCCAAGAACCTGATCGACTTCGACAAGGAATGGTCCACCATGATGGCCAAGAAGCCGGAGGAGTTCGAGCACCCCTCCGACCTCGAGGACTTCTACGTGCAGACGGCGGAATTCCCGGCCGGCTTCATGACCCAGTACACGCCGTCGCTGATTGTCGGCAGCAGCGACCACCAGGACCTGGCCACCGGGTTCCCCGTGGGCAAACGCTTCAAGTCGGCCCCCGTGGTGCGGGTGGGCGACACCAACCCCATCCACCTGGGCCACCACGCCACCGCCGACGGCCGCTGGCGGATCTACGTCTTCGCCGATCCCGCCCTGCCCGGCACCAATTCGGCCACGGACAAGCTTGCCGGCTGGTTTGCCAACTCGCCGGAGTCCCCGCTGGCCGCCACCCCCGCCGGCGCGGACCTGGACGCCTGGTTCGACCTGAAGGTCATCTACCAACAGCCGCACACCGCCGTCGACATCAACGCCGCCCCTGCAGTGTTCAAGCCGCAGGTGGGTCCGTTCAGGCTGACGGACTACGAAAAGGTCTATGCCACGGATCCCAAAGCGGACATCTTTGACCTGCGCGGCATCGACCGCAACGGCGCCGTGGTGGTGGTCCGCCCGGACCAATACGTGGCGAATGTCGTGCCGCTGGCGGCAACCGCTGAGCTGGGTGCGTTCTTCGGACCCCTGCTCAAGCCGCTCCAGCAGGCTGCACCCGCGCAGCCGCGTCAGGCCGTGGCAGCCGCCGCCCGGTAGTCCGCAGCGGGGTACACGCCGAGGATCCGCACCTCGGTGGTGAAGAAGTCCAGTTCCTCGAGGGCCAGCTTCAGCGGCAGGTCCTCGGGGTGGCCTTCGACGTCCGCCATGAACATGGTGGCGGCAAATTCGTTGCCCACCATATAGCTCTCCAGGCGCGTCATGTTCACGCCGTTGGTGGCAAAGCCGCCGAGCGCCTTGTACAGGGCAGAAGGGACATTGCGGACGCGGAAGAGGAAGCTCGTCACTGCCGGCCCAGGAAGTTCGTCCCGGGCCGGCAGTGCCGTTTCCCGGGCCAGGACCACGAAGCGGGTGGTGTTGGAGGGATCGTCCTCCACACCCGACGCCAGGACGTCAAGGCCGTAGATCTGTGCGGCCAGCGGGGGAGCGAGGGAGAGCTTGCGCGGATCGTTCCACTCGGCCACCTCCCGGGCGGACCCTGCGGTGTCACCTGCGATCACCGGCTTGAGGCTGTGTTCGCGGATCAGTTTCCGGCACTGGCCCAGCGCGTGGATGTGGCTGTGCACCTCGGTGGCGCCTTCGATGGTGCTGCCCGGGATGCCCAGCAGGTCGAAGTGGATGGGCAGGAAGTACTCGCCCACGATCTGCAGGTTGGACTGCGGCAGCAGGATGTGGATGTCCGCCACCCGCCCGGCGATCGAGTTCTCGATGGGGATCATTGCCAGCTCCGCCTCGCCGCTGGCCACCAGCTCGAAGGCGTCCTCGAAGCTGGCACACGGGACGCTTGCCATGTCTGGAAACATCTGCTCACACGCGATATTGGAGTTGGCGCCGGGCTCACCCTGGTACGCAATCTTGGAGGCCATGATCCGTATGGTTTCACGCGTTTGCGTCCGATACGAAAACAGGCCCGTGATGCTACGCCGGGGTGACGCGCAGCCAGAGGTATTGCCGCGGAAGGAGCGTCACGCCGTCGCCCAGCTGCAGGGCTGCTTCGGAGAGAAGGTCGACGGCGGCAGGGGAGTACCCGCCGAAGGTTTCCGCTGGGAGGGTCTGGGCTGAGTCGCTGAAGTTGGCGAGGGCCAGGACGATGCTGCCACTTTCTTCCTCACCCGGTCGCTGGTACGCCAGGACCGACCGGTTGTTCGTGGCGAAATCGATCAGCGTGGTCCCGGCAAGTTCCGGAGTGGCGCTCCGGACGTCTATCATCCGCTTCAGGCCCGCGTAGACGGCACCTTCCGGCGTGGCCGGGTCCAGCCGGCGGGCGTACTGCTCCGTGGGGAAGTGCGGGCGGTGGACCCACCGGCTGTCTTCGCCGTGGCCGGGTTCGGACGCGTAACCGTAGTCGTTGACCTGCCCCACCTCATCACCCAGGTACAGCAGGGGGATGCCGCCGGTGCTGAACGGCACCGAATGGGCCAGGAGGATCCGCTCCACCGCCTCAACCGGGTCAACCTCCATGCCGCACAGGGACGCCGTCGTGCCCGAAATCCGGCAGTCACCCGTCTTGGGGTTGTCCTGGAAGGGGACGCCGCGGGCGAAGCTGCCGGGGAACCGGTTGACGTAGAAGGAGTTCAGGAACCGACGGTGGTCGAAGCCGTTGATGCCGAATTCGGCGGCGTCCTCGTCGGCGAAGGTCCAGCCGATGTCATCGTGGCTGCGGACGTAGTTCACCCAGGCGGTGCCGTCCGGGATGTTGTGCCGGCGTTCCAGTGCCTGGGCCAGGAGCGAGGTGTCCCGGGTGGCCAGGGACTCCCAGATCAGGGCCATCTGCAGCGGGTTGTAGGAAAGCTGGCATTCTGCGGGGTCGATGTACAGCGCCACCTCGTCCGGGTGGACTATTGCCTCGGACTTGAACAGCAGCGACGGCGCAGCCAACCGGCATACCGCATTGAAGGCTCGGAGCAGCGTGTGCGCCTGGGGCAGGTTTTCGCAGGGCGTGCCCAGCTGCTTCCAGATGAATGCCACAGCATCCATGCGCAGGATGTCCACGCCCTGGTTGGCCAGGAACAGCATCTCGGCCGCCATGGCCCGGAAGACCTCCGGGTTGGAGTAGTTCAGGTCCCACTGGTACGTGTGGAAGGTGGCCCATACCCACCGGCCGTCTTCCATTTGGATGAAGGACCCCGGGTGGTTTTCCGGGAAGATTTCGCGGACGTTCGCCTCGAAGGCATCGGGCATGGTCCGGTCCGGGAAGATCCAGTAGTAATCGCTGAACTCCGGATCGCCGGCTGCTGCCTTCCGCGCCCACTCATGCTCGTCGGAGGTGTGGTTGAAGATGAAGTCCACCACCAGGCTGATCCCGTTGTCCTTCAGCTCGGCGGCCAGTGAGCGCAGCTGCTCCATGGTGCCCAGTTTGGGGTTGACCTCGCGGTAGCTGGACACCGCGTAGCCGCCGTCCGAGTGCGGTTCGGGTGCCAGGAACAGGGGCATGAGGTGCAGGTAGGTCAGGCCCAGTTCCTTAAAGTAAGGGATCCGGGCCCGCACCCCTTCGAGGCTTTCGGCGTAGCGGTCCACGTAGCACACCCCGCCCAGCATCCGGTTGGACTGGAACCAGTCCGGGTTGCCTTCCCGCTCTGCATCGGTGGCCTTCAGCTCAGCGGAACGCTCCTGCCACGACCGGGCGCATTGGAGGACCAGGCCAGTGAGCTGGTCCAGCCAGTCGTTGCGGTCGCCGTACAGGGAGTGGAATAGGCTGCGGAGCGTGGGGAAGTGCTCGTCGAGGCGCCGGTCGAAGTCCGGGTCCGGGCGCAACCCAAGGCCGTGCTCGCGGGATACGGCGGACAGCACATGTTGGCGCGCCTCCTGGTCCTCGTTCACCGTTTCCTGCATGTTGACCGGCCTTTCCACACTTCCTCCGGCCTCCCTGGCCGCTCACCTGTAGGAAGTATTCCACGTCACATGCGGAAGGCGTCCGACGGCGGCGGACGGTTACGTTTCGCAGGATCCCGGGTGCGCCGGAGCAGGTGGTGCCAAGTCCGGCCTAAGCTTTACCCAGACCCACGAACGCCGGAAAGACAGGAAAAACATGACGCGCACCTACACCATCGATTCCATTCCCGGTGACGGCATAGGTGTCGATGTCACGGACGTGGCCATGGAGTGCGTGGACGCGGTAGCCGGGCTGCATGGCTTCACTGTTTCGTGGCGGGTCCGCGACTGGAACAGCGATCTGTACGTCAAGACTGGCCGGATGATGCCGGTTGACGGCATCGAGCAGCTCAGCAGCGGCGACGGCATCTTCCTGGGAGCGGTGGGAACACCTGACGTCCCGGACGATGTGACCCTGTGGGGACTGCTGATTCCCATCCGTCGCGAGTTCGACCAGTACATCAACCTTCGGCCCATGAAGCTGCTGCCGGGCGTCAAGGGGGCGATGCCAGGAATCGAGGACCTGGACATCGTGGTGGTGCGGGAGAACGTTGAGGGCGAATACTCGCAGATCGGCGGTCGCTTCGGCGCCGGGACGGATGCCGAATTCGCCGTCCAGGAGAGCGTGTTCACCAAGGCAGGCGTTAGCAGGGCGGCCCGCTACGCTGCGGAGGCTGCTGCCGGACGGGGCGGCACGCTGGTCTCCGCCACCAAATCCAACGGCATCATCCACACCATGCCGTTCTGGGACGAGGTGGTGGCCCGGACGGTGGCAGAGTTCCCGGGCGTCACCGTGGACAAGGTGTTGATCGATGCGCTCGCGGCACGCCTGGTCATGAAGCCCACCAGCGTCCGCACGATTGTCGCGTCGAACCTCTTCGGCGACATCCTGTCCGACCTGGTGGCCGGAGTTGCCGGCTCCATCGGCATCGCTCCCAGCGCCAACCTGAACCCTGAACGCCGGTACCCTTCAATGTTCGAGCCGGTCCACGGTTCCGCCCCGGACATCGCCGGCAAGGGCATCGCGAATCCCGTAGGGGCCCTGTGGGCCGCGGCCATGATGCTGGACCACCTGGGGGAGGAGGCCGCGGCGCGGTCCCTGACCTCCGCTTTCGAGTCCACGCTCGCCGAAGGAATTGCGACGCCGGACCTTGGCGGTTCAGCCAGCACGCTGGAGTTTGCCAAGGAAGTGCGCAGCCGGCTGCGGTAACGGCGCGTGAAGCACCACCACTAAAGCACGTTGCGGATGGCCTGTTCGAAACTGGTGACGTGCTCCAGGGCGAGCTTGCCCGCCCGCTCCGCGTCGCCGTCGGCCACTGCCTCCAGCAGTTCCACGTGCTCGGCGATGTGGGACGCGACGGAGGGCACCTTTTCCAGCACCATGCACCAGATGCGCGTGGCCAGGTTGTCGTACCGGATCAGGACGTCCTCGAGGTGCGCGTTGGCCGCGGCCTTGTAGATCAACCGGTGGACCTTGATGTCGTACCGCATGAGGTCGTAGGGGTCGTCGTCATCGCCCATGGTGGAAATCGCCGCCGCAGTCTCCCGGATTTCAGCCCGCAGCGCCGGCGTTGCCAGCTTGGCGGCGCGCCGTGCCGCCAAGGGCTCCAGGGATTCGCGCAGCTCTGAGACGTCGGCGAGTTCGGTGATGTCGACGATGGTGGCGAACGTCCCGCGGCGCGGATAGGAGACCACCAGGTGGTCGCTTTCCAGGCGCTTGAGTGCTTCCCGGACCGGTGTCCGGCCAATCCCGAGTTCGGCGGCCAGCTTGCCGTCGTTGATTGCCTCGCCCGGCCGGATATCCAGCATGATGAGCCGGTCGCGGAGGTGCCGGTAGGCCTGTTCGGAGAGCGAGAGGTCGCCGTCCCCGGCCAGGTGGTTCTCTAATGTGACGCTCATTCCGAGCCTTCCCAGGAGTGCTATTGACGTCCAAGTGATCTGGAACATACTATTACGACAGTTCTAATATATCAGTTACAGATCAGTTATAGGTCAGTAACTCCGAAGGGCTTTGAAGGAGAACAATGCAGGACGTACTGAACGCCTCGCTCGCCACGGTAGACGCCGACGTCGCCGCCGCTGTGGCACGGGAACTGCACCGCCAGCAGTCCACCCTGGAAATGATCGCGTCGGAGAACTTCGCTCCGTCCTCCGTCATGGAGGCCCAGGGCTCGGTCCTCACCAACAAGTACGCGGAGGGCTACCCGGGCAAGCGCTACTACGGCGGCTGCGAGCACGTCGACGTTATCGAGCAACTGGCCATCGACCGCGTCAAGGCCCTGTTTGGCGCAGAGTTCGCCAACGTGCAGCCGCACTCCGGCGCGCAGGCGAACGCCGCCGCGATGTTCGCCCTGCTCAACCCGGGCGACACCATGCTGGGCCTGTCCCTGGCCCACGGCGGACACCTCACGCACGGCATGAAGATCAACTTCTCCGGCAAGCTCTACAACGTGGTTCCGTACCACGTCCGGGAAGAAGACCTCCGCATCGATATGGCCGAGGTGGAAGCCCTGGCCCTGGAGCACAAGCCCAAGCTGATCGTGGCCGGTTGGTCTGCATACTCCCGCCAGCTGGACTTTGCCGAGTTCCGCCGCATCGCCGACCTGGTGGGCGCCTACCTCATGGTGGACATGGCCCACTTCGCCGGCCTGGTGGCCGCAGGCCTTCACCCGAATCCCGTCCCCTATGCGGACGTGGTCACCACCACCACCCACAAGACCCTTGGCGGCCCCCGCGGC
Coding sequences within:
- a CDS encoding prephenate dehydratase, whose product is MASKIAYQGEPGANSNIACEQMFPDMASVPCASFEDAFELVASGEAELAMIPIENSIAGRVADIHILLPQSNLQIVGEYFLPIHFDLLGIPGSTIEGATEVHSHIHALGQCRKLIREHSLKPVIAGDTAGSAREVAEWNDPRKLSLAPPLAAQIYGLDVLASGVEDDPSNTTRFVVLARETALPARDELPGPAVTSFLFRVRNVPSALYKALGGFATNGVNMTRLESYMVGNEFAATMFMADVEGHPEDLPLKLALEELDFFTTEVRILGVYPAADYRAAAATA
- a CDS encoding FAD-binding monooxygenase; this translates as MQFHHHGYVSGDPRVQPAAGVGLNRPEELPDEVDVLIVGSGPAGMLAAAQLSMFPNVTTRLVERRPGRLAIGQADGIQARSVETFQAFGFAERIIAEAYRITEMAFWKPDPANHANIIRTARAVDDEMGISEFPHLIVNQARVLDYFAEFAANSPTRLKPDYGYEFQGLEVADSGDYPVTVTLRHTSGPNEGRERIVRAKYVVGSDGARSKVRQAIGCTLAGDQANHAWGVMDVLAVTDFPDIRTKCAIQGAKGSILHIPREGGHLFRMYVDLGEVDPNSQHSVRDTSIEEIIAKANDILHPYTLDVRNVAWHSVYEVGHRLTDRFDDVLPADRGTRTPRVFITGDACHTHSAKAGQGMNVSMQDGFNIAWKLGHVLEGRSPESLLSTYSEERQVVAKNLIDFDKEWSTMMAKKPEEFEHPSDLEDFYVQTAEFPAGFMTQYTPSLIVGSSDHQDLATGFPVGKRFKSAPVVRVGDTNPIHLGHHATADGRWRIYVFADPALPGTNSATDKLAGWFANSPESPLAATPAGADLDAWFDLKVIYQQPHTAVDINAAPAVFKPQVGPFRLTDYEKVYATDPKADIFDLRGIDRNGAVVVVRPDQYVANVVPLAATAELGAFFGPLLKPLQQAAPAQPRQAVAAAAR
- a CDS encoding fumarylacetoacetate hydrolase family protein produces the protein MEQVNGDTLAAARKVIAVHINYPSRAAQRGRTPVQPSYFLKPSSSLAVSGSPVERPAGCELLGYEGEIALVIGKAARRVSIEDAWSHVTAVTASNDLGVHDLRYADKGSNLRSKGGDGFTPVGPALIPADAVDPSKLRIRTWHNGELVQDDTTEDLLFPFTRLVADLSQLLTLEEGDIILTGTPAGASVAKPGDVLEVEVGTFDGSLSTGRLVTTVEEGTTAFADFGAQPKVDDLQREEAYGSREAAGLAAVGPALSPELKAKLESVATATLSSQMRKRGLNNVSIDGLQATRPDRRVVGLARTLRYVPNREDLFKTHGGGFNAQKKAIDSVNEGEILVMEARGEKGTGTVGDILALRAQVRGAAAIITDGGVRDYSAVADLEMPTYFANPHPAVLGRRHIPWDTDITIACGGATVQPGDIIVADSDGILVIPPAIAEELVDDCIQQEKEETFIFEMVKQGNSVDGLYPMNAEWQARYAEWEGNTND
- the glyA gene encoding serine hydroxymethyltransferase codes for the protein MQDVLNASLATVDADVAAAVARELHRQQSTLEMIASENFAPSSVMEAQGSVLTNKYAEGYPGKRYYGGCEHVDVIEQLAIDRVKALFGAEFANVQPHSGAQANAAAMFALLNPGDTMLGLSLAHGGHLTHGMKINFSGKLYNVVPYHVREEDLRIDMAEVEALALEHKPKLIVAGWSAYSRQLDFAEFRRIADLVGAYLMVDMAHFAGLVAAGLHPNPVPYADVVTTTTHKTLGGPRGGVILAKEEYAKKINSAVFPGQQGGPLEHVVAAKAVAFKLAAAPEFKERQERVLQGAKLLAERLLKDDVAAAGISVVNGGTDVHLVLVDLRNSELDGQQGEDALHQIGITVNRNAVPFDPRPPMVSSGLRIGTPALAARGFGAAEFAEVADIIATALIASASTGTLPGDTAVELRTRVTALADKFPLYPHLTADASLAEAEADLIGAAQ
- a CDS encoding alpha-amylase family glycosyl hydrolase — encoded protein: MQETVNEDQEARQHVLSAVSREHGLGLRPDPDFDRRLDEHFPTLRSLFHSLYGDRNDWLDQLTGLVLQCARSWQERSAELKATDAEREGNPDWFQSNRMLGGVCYVDRYAESLEGVRARIPYFKELGLTYLHLMPLFLAPEPHSDGGYAVSSYREVNPKLGTMEQLRSLAAELKDNGISLVVDFIFNHTSDEHEWARKAAAGDPEFSDYYWIFPDRTMPDAFEANVREIFPENHPGSFIQMEDGRWVWATFHTYQWDLNYSNPEVFRAMAAEMLFLANQGVDILRMDAVAFIWKQLGTPCENLPQAHTLLRAFNAVCRLAAPSLLFKSEAIVHPDEVALYIDPAECQLSYNPLQMALIWESLATRDTSLLAQALERRHNIPDGTAWVNYVRSHDDIGWTFADEDAAEFGINGFDHRRFLNSFYVNRFPGSFARGVPFQDNPKTGDCRISGTTASLCGMEVDPVEAVERILLAHSVPFSTGGIPLLYLGDEVGQVNDYGYASEPGHGEDSRWVHRPHFPTEQYARRLDPATPEGAVYAGLKRMIDVRSATPELAGTTLIDFATNNRSVLAYQRPGEEESGSIVLALANFSDSAQTLPAETFGGYSPAAVDLLSEAALQLGDGVTLLPRQYLWLRVTPA
- a CDS encoding GntR family transcriptional regulator, with the translated sequence MSVTLENHLAGDGDLSLSEQAYRHLRDRLIMLDIRPGEAINDGKLAAELGIGRTPVREALKRLESDHLVVSYPRRGTFATIVDITELADVSELRESLEPLAARRAAKLATPALRAEIRETAAAISTMGDDDDPYDLMRYDIKVHRLIYKAAANAHLEDVLIRYDNLATRIWCMVLEKVPSVASHIAEHVELLEAVADGDAERAGKLALEHVTSFEQAIRNVL
- a CDS encoding tartrate dehydrogenase, whose protein sequence is MTRTYTIDSIPGDGIGVDVTDVAMECVDAVAGLHGFTVSWRVRDWNSDLYVKTGRMMPVDGIEQLSSGDGIFLGAVGTPDVPDDVTLWGLLIPIRREFDQYINLRPMKLLPGVKGAMPGIEDLDIVVVRENVEGEYSQIGGRFGAGTDAEFAVQESVFTKAGVSRAARYAAEAAAGRGGTLVSATKSNGIIHTMPFWDEVVARTVAEFPGVTVDKVLIDALAARLVMKPTSVRTIVASNLFGDILSDLVAGVAGSIGIAPSANLNPERRYPSMFEPVHGSAPDIAGKGIANPVGALWAAAMMLDHLGEEAAARSLTSAFESTLAEGIATPDLGGSASTLEFAKEVRSRLR